In Nymphaea colorata isolate Beijing-Zhang1983 chromosome 5, ASM883128v2, whole genome shotgun sequence, one genomic interval encodes:
- the LOC116254584 gene encoding uncharacterized protein LOC116254584 isoform X3, whose product MALAFSTSIFPCNSSSSTEFRDSSFRFPLSFHGSRSSIVFSDSKASTVPLRAARELRRRRCAGEKNSSQNSSADEQEEDLGVKAALSLLRLYKREISPLLPSSCRYVPTCSEYSMAAYKKYGVIKGTILTAWRLCRCNPLDDGG is encoded by the exons ATGGCCCTCGCCTTCTCCACCTCCATTTTCCCTTGCAATTCTTCCTCTTCCACTGAATTCCGGGACTCTTCCTTCcgcttccctctctctttccatgGAAGTCGGTCGTCGATAGTCTTTTCAGACTCCAAGGCCTCCACCGTTCCTCTCCGCGCAGCTCGTGAG CTAAGGCGAAGGAGATGCGCGGGGGAAAAGAATTCGAGCCAGAATTCGTCAGCAG ATGAGCAAGAAGAAGATTTGGGGGTCAAAGCTGCACTCTCTCTTCTGAGGTTATATAAGA GGGAAATTTCACCATTGCTGCCATCAAGCTGCAGATATGTGCCCACATGCAGTGAGTATTCAATGGCAGCTTACAAGAAATATGGCGTTATTAAGGGAACAATATTGACTGCCTGGCGCCTTTGCCGCTGTAATCCTCTTG ACGATGGAGGTTGA
- the LOC116254584 gene encoding uncharacterized protein LOC116254584 isoform X2, translated as MALAFSTSIFPCNSSSSTEFRDSSFRFPLSFHGSRSSIVFSDSKASTVPLRAARELRRRRCAGEKNSSQNSSADEQEEDLGVKAALSLLRLYKREISPLLPSSCRYVPTCSEYSMAAYKKYGVIKGTILTAWRLCRCNPLECYFSFTFKNP; from the exons ATGGCCCTCGCCTTCTCCACCTCCATTTTCCCTTGCAATTCTTCCTCTTCCACTGAATTCCGGGACTCTTCCTTCcgcttccctctctctttccatgGAAGTCGGTCGTCGATAGTCTTTTCAGACTCCAAGGCCTCCACCGTTCCTCTCCGCGCAGCTCGTGAG CTAAGGCGAAGGAGATGCGCGGGGGAAAAGAATTCGAGCCAGAATTCGTCAGCAG ATGAGCAAGAAGAAGATTTGGGGGTCAAAGCTGCACTCTCTCTTCTGAGGTTATATAAGA GGGAAATTTCACCATTGCTGCCATCAAGCTGCAGATATGTGCCCACATGCAGTGAGTATTCAATGGCAGCTTACAAGAAATATGGCGTTATTAAGGGAACAATATTGACTGCCTGGCGCCTTTGCCGCTGTAATCCTCTTG AATGTTActtttcatttactttcaaGAACCCATGA
- the LOC116254583 gene encoding U-box domain-containing protein 40-like, protein MRKFLNFHHRQHSTTPAPVPEVVPTPTVFSWPPEFLCPLSSQPMSDPIILSSGQSYERNCILAWIQSGQTACYLTEQPLSPAELSCSFVPNVSLRSAIHRFCQSSRLEPPSAPSDDEARLFVANLLPEPQPQPLPPAPAAPPVRAAPVIQPRIYHSATNFNSGNSAVFPLPLSSRPFPRDEPPPEETQDVIPCSLAQKLRSYDNDEQAAAAREIRQLTRSDPASRLTIASDGALLSALLQATASPDSRAQSDSVATVVNLSLERESKVLLVRAGVLQFLIDALRSGCSEARGHAVAALFSLAVEEENRIVIGVIGAIPLLLRLVGTSGAGDRATAEDAAMALYYLSLERGNKAKMIREGAVPMLVRRARASTEGEDAGSIQARCFMILCNLTVGEEGRRSLLGSDALAAASEAIEMSTGAGPVEEQALALMLLLVGRGNGRYAPTGLPQPVIREVTRLAQQGKGRIREKATALLMLLKEAQAAELRSRPPRGGEWDMMPPPPPAMQDAHSITGPKTAGF, encoded by the coding sequence ATGAGGAAGTTCTTGAACTTCCATCACCGGCAGCATTCGACGACGCCGGCGCCTGTGCCGGAGGTGGTTCCGACGCCGACGGTATTCTCATGGCCACCGGAGTTCCTCTGCCCCCTCTCCTCGCAGCCGATGTCCGACCCCATCATTCTATCATCGGGTCAATCTTACGAGCGTAATTGCATCCTCGCCTGGATCCAGTCCGGCCAGACAGCCTGCTACCTCACCGAGCAGCCGCTCTCCCCTGCGGAACTCAGCTGCTCCTTCGTCCCCAACGTCTCCCTCCGCTCCGCCATCCACCGGTTCTGCCAATCCTCCCGCCTCGAGCCCCCTTCCGCGCCTTCCGACGACGAAGCGCGCCTTTTCGTCGCCAATCTCCTTCCCGAGCCCCAGCCGCAGCCCCTGCCGCCGGCCCCCGCCGCACCACCCGTCCGAGCCGCCCCGGTTATCCAACCGCGTATCTACCATTCCGCCACCAACTTCAACTCGGGGAACTCTGccgtcttccctcttcctctctcctctcGACCATTTCCTCGAGACGAGCCGCCTCCTGAGGAAACTCAGGATGTAATTCCGTGTAGCCTGGCTCAGAAGCTCCGGAGCTATGACAACGACGAGCAGGCGGCCGCGGCCCGCGAGATACGGCAGCTAACGCGGTCGGACCCTGCGAGCCGATTGACGATCGCGTCGGACGGGGCCTTGCTCTCGGCCTTGCTCCAGGCAACCGCGTCGCCGGATTCTCGCGCCCAGAGCGACTCGGTCGCGACGGTCGTCAATCTCTCGCTGGAGAGGGAGAGCAAGGTGCTGCTGGTCCGAGCCGGGGTTCTTCAATTCCTAATAGACGCGCTCCGGAGCGGGTGCAGCGAAGCGAGGGGTCACGCCGTGGCGGCGCTCTTCAGCCTGGCTGTGGAGGAGGAGAACCGGATCGTGATCGGAGTCATCGGAGCCATCCCGCTGCTGCTTCGTCTCGTCGGGACTTCCGGCGCCGGCGATCGCGCCACCGCCGAGGACGCGGCCATGGCGCTCTACTACCTATCCTTGGAGCGGGGGAACAAGGCGAAAATGATCCGGGAGGGCGCAGTGCCGATGCTGGTCCGGCGCGCCAGAGCGTCGACGGAGGGCGAGGACGCAGGGAGTATCCAGGCGAGATGCTTCATGATCTTGTGCAACCTCACCGTGGGGGAGGAAGGGCGGAGATCGCTGCTCGGCTCCGACGCCCTCGCGGCTGCATCGGAGGCCATCGAGATGTCGACCGGCGCCGGACCGGTGGAGGAACAAGCTCTCGCGCTGATGCTGCTCTTGGTGGGAAGGGGGAACGGGCGGTACGCGCCGACGGGGCTGCCTCAGCCAGTTATTCGCGAGGTGACGAGGCTGGCGCAGCAAGGGAAGGGGAGGATAAGGGAGAAGGCCACTGCTCTGCTCATGTTATTGAAGGAGGCCCAGGCGGCGGAGCTCCGCTCCCGTCCCCCCCGCGGCGGGGAGTGGGACATGatgccgccgccgcc